The nucleotide sequence GCATTGGACCTGAACCCGGCCGGCATCAAGTTCTGCCAACAACGGCACAACCTGCCCGGTTTGGATTTCGTGCAAGGCGATGCCGAGGACCTACCTTTCGAGGACGAATCCTTTGATGTGGTGCTCAACGTGGAAGCCTCACATTGCTACCCGCGGTTTCCAGTTTTCCTCGAAGAGGTGAAGCGGGTGCTGCGCCCAGGGGGGTACTTCGCATACGCGGATATCCGGCCCTGCACTGAGATCGCCGAATGGGAGGCCGCACTGGCCGCCGCCGGGCTGCAGCAAATTTCGTACCGAGAGATCAACGCGGAGGTTCTGCGCGGCATCGACATCAATACGCCGAAGTCACGAGAACTGGTAAAGCGCCATCTGCCGATCTTTTTGCGCGCCGCGGGCCGCAACTACATCGGTGTGACGGGCACCCCCCTGTACCGCCTAATGCAAAGCGGTGATATCTCGTACCGGATGTACAGCTTCGTCAAGGAGTAGCCGCCCCACCGGTCCCTGCCTGCTCCGCAGCAACGTCATGCGAATGCGTTGGAGCAGAACAGGATTGACGGCGGGATTGAGGGCCGGGCTGGTGGGGGAGAACCTGGTGGGGGCCGGCCTGGTAGGTCCGCGCGCGGCTTCGGGGGTCCCTGCGTCCTGGTTCGGTGCCTCGCCCACGTGTGCCACCGGGTGACGCGAGATTGGCCGGCC is from Mycobacterium marinum and encodes:
- a CDS encoding phthiotriol/phenolphthiotriol dimycocerosates methyltransferase — its product is MALSRTHRVVAGVAHTRVYKKIWKYWYPLMTRGLGADELVFINWAYEEDPPMDLPLEATDEPDRCHINLYHRTATQADLSGKRVLEVSCGHGGGASYLTRTLGPASYTALDLNPAGIKFCQQRHNLPGLDFVQGDAEDLPFEDESFDVVLNVEASHCYPRFPVFLEEVKRVLRPGGYFAYADIRPCTEIAEWEAALAAAGLQQISYREINAEVLRGIDINTPKSRELVKRHLPIFLRAAGRNYIGVTGTPLYRLMQSGDISYRMYSFVKE